In the genome of Aspergillus luchuensis IFO 4308 DNA, chromosome 2, nearly complete sequence, one region contains:
- a CDS encoding CUE domain-containing protein (COG:O;~EggNog:ENOG410PRQ0;~InterPro:IPR003892;~PFAM:PF02845;~TransMembrane:1 (o6-28i);~go_function: GO:0043130 - ubiquitin binding [Evidence IEA]), whose amino-acid sequence MPEEEPSLNIPSLLTLAVVSFFVLRWFLNRDGGEAGPGSSRSRPRGTVDPAQVEQISQMFPQLSAREIMWDLQRNGGSVAATTERILTGRGLEVPPPSFQPQIAIPNTAPVQSQPTQTATSKADAQDLISRYNLRAKLEAENSAAESAPSQASSTTGWSQSKEERQRLLQKRRDEMILAARRKMMQKDQAAQ is encoded by the exons atgccagaagaagagccgtCCCTGAAtatcccctctctcctcaccctcgccGTGGTGTCATTCTTCGTGCTTCGATGGTTCCTTAACCGCGATGGGGGAGAGGCCGGGCCAGGCAGCAGTCGCAGTCGGCCGCGAGGCACCGTCGACCCAGCCCAAGTCGAGCAAATATCCCAGATGTTCCCTCAGCTCAGCGCCCGTGAGATCATGTGGGATTTACAGCGCAACGGGGGTAGTGTTGCGGCGACGACGGAGAGAATCCTGACCGGTCGGGGGCTGGAAGTG CCGCCCCCATCCTTCCAACCCCAGATTGCGATCCCCAATACAGCACCCGTGCAGTCACAACCTACCCAAACGGCAACCTCCAAGGCCGATGCCCAGGACCTGATCTCCCGATACAACCTCCGCGCGAAACTTGAGGCCGAGAACAGCGCCGCTGAGTCCGCACCGTCGCAGGCTTCTTCCACGACGGGCTGGTCGCAGAGCAAGGAGGAGCGCCAGCGCTTGCTGCAGAAGCGCAGGGACGAGATGATTCTGGCGGcgcggaggaagatgatgcagaaggaTCAGGCTGCTCAATGA
- a CDS encoding tyrosyl-DNA phosphodiesterase 1 (COG:L;~EggNog:ENOG410PIHZ;~InterPro:IPR027415,IPR010347;~PFAM:PF06087;~go_component: GO:0005634 - nucleus [Evidence IEA];~go_function: GO:0008081 - phosphoric diester hydrolase activity [Evidence IEA];~go_process: GO:0006281 - DNA repair [Evidence IEA]), translating into MEEPDRPAKRAKLSPNIDHADNDSTQRTNSSSNDSNNHPLASLHRSITPPILSRSKGPKPPPQPQPQPQHNATHPASPSTQTTKKENDAELIKDNIIPSPIQLTHIRDLPASSGHNTDTVRLRDILGDPLIRECWQFNYLFDVDFLMSQFDEDVRRLVKVKVVHGSWKRDAPNRQRIDEACTRHPNVEAITAYMPEAFGTHHSKMMILLRHDDLAQVVIHTANMIAGDWANMCQAVWRSPLLPLCSNSSGSESIATPGTRFKRDLLSYLREYGPKKTGPLVAQLEKHDFSTVRAALVASVPSKQKIRESTDSTRKTLWGWLALRDVLRSVPIDRSEDRPHIVTQISSVASLGQTDKWLKDVFFTSLSPSSNTPKPRFSIIFPTPDEIRRSLNGYGSGGSIHMKLQSAAQQKQLQYMRSYLCHWAGDGAEDEVKVKREAGRRRAAPHIKTYIRYSSSEMDRIDWAMVTSANLSTQAWGAAVNANGEVRICSWEIGVVVWPELVTGAGAEGRSVMVPCFRRDVPDADAVAAAGAAANANVKEIPTTTTVGFRMPYDLPLTRYSETDIPWCATASHSEPDWLGQTWEA; encoded by the exons ATGGAAGAACCAGACCGGCCAGCCAAGAGGGCCAAGCTGTCCCCCAACATAGACCATGCAGACAATGACTCTACCCAAAgaaccaacagcagcagcaatgacagtaacaaccaccccctaGCATCCCTGCACCGCTCCATAACACCCCCAATACTCTCCCGCTCCAAGGGACCAAAACCAccgccacaaccacaaccacaaccacaacacaATGCCACCCACCCAGCATCACCCAGCACGCAGACCACGAAAAAGGAGAATGATGCTGAATTAATAAAGGACAATATAATCCCCTCTCCCATCCAACTAACCCACATCCGGGACCTCCCCGCCTCCTCAGGCCACAACACCGACACTGTCCGACTGCGCGACATTCTCGGCGATCCATTGATCCGCGAATGCTGGCAATTCAATTACCTCTTTGATGTGGACTTTTTGATGAGCCAgtttgatgaggatgtgagACGGCTTGTCAAGGTGAAGGTTGTGCATGGCTCGTGGAAGAGAGATGCCCCGAATCGTCAGAGGATTGAT GAAGCATGTACGCGCCACCCAAACGTCGAGGCAATAACCGCCTACATGCCCGAAGCGTTCGGGACGCATCATTCcaagatgatgatcttgtTGAGACATGATGATTTGGCTCA AGTGGTCATCCACACGGCAAACATGATCGCAGGCGACTGGGCAAATATGTGCCAGGCCGTGTGGcgatctcctcttctcccattaTGTTCCAATAGCAGTGGGAGTGAGAGTATAGCTACCCCCGGGACACGATTCAAACGTGACCTTCTCTCTTATTTAAGAGAATACGGACCGAAGAAAACCGGCCCGCTTGTCGCGCAGCTAGAGAAACACGACTTCAGCACTGTCCGCGCAGCACTTGTCGCTAGTGTACCCTCGAAACAGAAGATTCGGGAGTCGACTGATTCGACACGGAAGACGCTGTGGGGATGGCTAGCTCTGAGGGATGTTTTGCGGTCGGTTCCTATCGATCGTTCAGAGGATAGACCGCATATTGTAACTCAG ATATCCTCCGTCGCCTCTCTCGGCCAAACAGACAAATGGCTCAAAGACGTCTTCTTCACGTCCCTATCACCCTCATCAAatacccccaaacccaggTTCTCCATCATATTCCCCACACCTGACGAAATCCGCCGCTCCCTGAACGGCTACGGCTCCGGCGGCTCCATCCACATGAAGCTGCAAAGCGCAGCGCAACAGAAACAGCTGCAGTACATGCGGTCCTATTTGTGTCATTGGGCTGGGGATGGTGCCGAGGACGAGGTGAAGGTGAAAAGAGAAGCAGGACGTCGTCGCGCAGCACCGCATATCAAGACGTATATCCGGTACTCGTCGTCGGAGATGGACCGGATTGATTGGGCGATGGTGACGTCGGCGAATCTATCGACGCAGGCGTGGGGAGCGGCGGTGAATGCTAACGGGGAGGTAAGGATATGTAGTTGGGAGATAGGGGTTGTGGTTTGGCCAGAGTTAGTcaccggtgctggtgctgaagGGAGGAGTGTGATGGTGCCTTGCTTCCGGAGGGATGTGCCCGATGCAGATGCGGTTGCGGCTGCAGGTGCGGCTGCAAATGCAAATGTAAAGGAAATACCTACTACGACTACAGTTGGCTTTCGAATGCCCTACGACCTACCCTTGACGAGGTACAGCGAGACGGATATACCCTGGTGCGCGACGGCCAGTCATAGCGAGCCGGACTGGCTGGGTCAAACGTGGGAGGCTTAA
- the SMC2 gene encoding condensin subunit SMC2 (COG:D;~EggNog:ENOG410PH55;~InterPro:IPR010935,IPR003395,IPR027417,IPR036277, IPR027120,IPR024704;~PFAM:PF06470,PF02463;~go_component: GO:0005694 - chromosome [Evidence IEA];~go_function: GO:0005515 - protein binding [Evidence IEA];~go_function: GO:0005524 - ATP binding [Evidence IEA];~go_process: GO:0051276 - chromosome organization [Evidence IEA]), with the protein MRITEIIIDGFKSYAVRTVISGWDESFNSITGLNGSGKSNILDAICFVLGITNMSTVRAQNLQDLIYKRGQAGVTKASVTIVFDNRDTAKSPIGFEEYATISVTRQIVLGGTSKYLINGHRAQQQTVQNLFQSVQLNINNPNFLIMQGRITKVLNMKPVEILSMIEEAAGTRMFEDRREKAVKTMGKKELKLREIEELLKEEIEPKLEKLRSEKRAFLDFQQTQNDLERLTRLVVAHDYLRGNERLRISGEECEQKRNKVQALEDNAAKLKSEIAHLEEDMKRVRAARDKELRKGGKFQALEDEVKSHSHELVRLTTVFDLKNASIAEEKDKRKEVQRTVTDLEKVLKEKQKVYDKLQAQYDAAKAELDAQTAEVEQKEELLQTLQTGVASKEGQESGYQGQLQDARNRANTAATEQEQAKLKIANLEKRIKEEEPRAKKAKEQNSGLLKELEGLKSQAKKLDSELSRLGFEPGREEELYQQQTELQKEIRELRQRADGLQRKVANVDFNYSDPHPHFDRSKVKGLVAQLFSLDKEKLQAATALEICAGGRLYNVVVDTAETGTQLLQNGRLKKRVTIIPLNKISSFVASAEKIGAAQRIAPGKVDLALSLIGYDEEVTSAMNYVFGNTLICNDADTAKRVTFDPSVRIKSVTLEGDVYDPSGTLSGGSAPNTSGVLVTLQKFNEITREIRSKERQLATVEETMRKEKKKLDAARTIKQELDLKTHEIKLTEEQISSNSSSSIIHAVEEMKANIEQLKKDISDAKTRQSEASKDIKRIEKDMSEFNDNKDSKLAELQSSLDSLKKSLAKNSNSVKTLQKELQNSRLELEQVGGDLSAAEEQNAEAENTLNAQMEEIQSLKREQARIKDAHDIAQAHLEDERAKLTGFDDELRELERTKQSKNSQITEEGLEVQKLGHQLEKLQKEQQAAAQTVAHMEEEHEWIADEKDNFGRSNTAYDFKNQNIAECKSTLRNLTERFQGMKKKINPKVMNMIDSVEKKEAALKNMMKTVIRDKSKIEETIINLNEYKKEALHKTWTKVTADFGQIFNDLLPGSFAKLEPPEGKDITEGLEVKVSLGKVWKQSLTELSGGQRSLIALSLIMALLQFKPAPMYILDEVDAALDLSHTQNIGRLIKTRFKGSQFIVVSLKDGMFQNANRIFRTRFSEGTSVVQALTPADMK; encoded by the exons ATGCGGATTACGGAGATTATTATTGAC GGCTTCAAATCGTACGCCGTGCGTACGGTGATCTCAGGATG GGACGAATCCTTCAACTCCATCACCGGTCTCAACGGTAGTGGTAAATCAAACATTCTCGATGCCATCTGTTTCGTCCTCGGTATCACGAACATGTCCACTGTTCGCGCGCAGAACCTGCAGGATCTCATCTACAAACGTGGTCAAGCTGGTGTAACCAAGGCCAGTGTGACGATTGTCTTCGATAACCGCGACACCGCGAAATCGCCGATCGGATTTGAGGAATATGCGACCATCTCGGTGACTCGGCAGATTGTTCTTGGAGGAACGAGCAAGTACCTCATCAATGGACACCGCGCGCAGCAACAGACTGTGCAAAACCTCTTCCAGAGTGTGCAGCTGAACATCAACAATCCCAATTTCTTGATTATGCAGGGTCGGATCACGAAAGTCCTGAATATGAAACCTGTTGAAATCCTGTCCATGATCGAGGAAGCGGCCGGTACACGGATGTTTGAGGATAGGAGGGAAAAGGCTGTGAAGACAATGGGCAAAAAAGAGCTCAAGTTGCGCGAAATTGAAGAGCTTCTTAAAGAAGAAATCGAGCCcaagctggagaagctgcgatCCGAAAAGCGCGCTTTCCTCGACTTCCAACAGACCCAGAACGACTTGGAGCGCTTGACTCGCTTGGTGGTTGCCCACGACTACCTCAGGGGCAACGAGAGGTTACGGATTTCCGGAGAAGAATGCGAGCAAAAGAGGAACAAGGTGCAGGCGCTGGAAGACAATGCGGCCAAGCTGAAGAGCGAAATTGCTCACCTTGAGGAGGATATGAAGCGGGTCAGAGCAGCCCGCGATAAGGAACTACGGAAGGGTGGTAAATTTCAGgctctggaggatgaggtcaagTCCCACTCGCATGAGCTTGTTCGTTTGACCACCGTTTTCGATCTCAAGAATGCCAGCATtgctgaagagaaagataagaggaaggaagttcAGCGAACCGTGACGGACCTGGAGAAGGTActcaaggagaagcagaaggtcTACGATAAGCTTCAGGCACAGTATGATGCCGCTAAAGCAGAGCTTGACGCCCAGACAGCTGAAGtggagcagaaggaagaattgCTCCAGACCCTGCAGACTGGTGTCGCTTCAAAGGAAGGCCAGGAAAGTGGTTACCAGGGCCAGCTTCAGGACGCTCGTAACCGTGCAAACACGGCTGCCACTGAACAAGAGCAGGCCAAACTCAAGATCGCGaacttggagaagaggatcaaggaagaggagccgcgcgcgaagaaggccaaggaacaGAACTCCGGTCTCCTGAAAGAATTAGAGGGACTGAAGTCGCAAGCTAAGAAGCTTGATTCAGAACTTTCTAGGCTAGGATTTGAGCCGGGTCGCGAGGAGGAGCTTTACCAGCAGCAGACTGAACTTCAAAAAGAGATCCGTGAGCTGCGTCAGAGAGCAGACGGCCTCCAGAGGAAGGTTGCAAATGTCGATTTCAACTACAGTGACCCCCATCCTCACTTCGATCGTTCTAAAGTCAAGGGTCTGGTTGCGCAGCTCTTTAGTCTTGACAAAGAGAAGCTTCAAGCCGCTACAGCACTGGAGATCTGCGCGGGTGGCCGTCTGTACAACGTTGTTGTCGACACCGCCGAAACCGGTACCCAGCTGCTTCAGAACGGAAGACTGAAGAAGCGTGTGACCATTATCCCCCTGAATAAGATATCCTCATTTGTTGCCTCGGCAGAGAAAATTGGGGCGGCGCAGAGGATTGCTCCCGGAAAGGTTGATCTTGCCTTGTCGCTCATCGGCTACGACGAGGAAGTCACTTCGGCGATGAACTACGTCTTCGGTAACACACTGATTTGCAATGATGCCGATACAGCTAAGCGGGTCACATTTGATCCTTCCGTTCGGATCAAGAGTGTAACGCTCGAGGGTGATGTCTACGACCCATCAGGTACTCTGTCCGGAGGTAGCGCTCCTAACACGAGCGGTGTGCTTGTCACCCTGCAGAAGTTCAATGAGATTACTCGGGAGATCCGGAGCAAGGAGCGACAGCTGGCTACTGTGGAGGAAACaatgaggaaggagaagaagaagctggatgCTGCTCGTACAATCAAGCAAGAGCTGGACCTTAAGACCCACGAGATCAAGCTTACGGAGGAGCAGATCAGCAGCAactcgtcttcctcg ATCATTCACGCCGTAGAAGAGATGAAAGCGAACATcgagcagctgaagaaggacaTCTCTGACGCGAAGACTCGCCAGAGCGAAGCATCCAAGGATATCAAGCGCATCGAGAAGGATATGAGTGAGTTCAACGACAACAAGGACAGCAAACTTGCGGAACTGCAGTCTTCCCTGGACTCCCTGAAGAAGAGCCTGGCCAAGAACTCCAACTCGGTCAAGACCCTGCAGAAAGAGCTTCAGAACTCCCGATTAGAGCTGGAGCAAGTTGGCGGTGATCTGTCGGCGGCCGAGGAACAAAACGCCGAGGCCGAAAACACCCTCAACGCTCAGATGGAAGAAATCCAGTCGCTGAAGAGAGAACAGGCTCGGATCAAG GACGCCCATGATATTGCCCAGGCTCACCTGGAGGACGAAAGGGCTAAGCTGACCggttttgatgatgagctgCGTGAACTCGAGCGGACGAAGCAGTCGAAGAACTCCCAAATTACGGAGGAGGGCTTGGAAGTCCAGAAGCTGGGACATCAGCTCGAGAAATTGCAGAAGGAGCAACAAGCCGCGGCGCAGACGGTGGCTCAtatggaggaggagcatgAATGGATCGCTGATGAGAAGGATAACTTCGGACGGTCCAACACGGCATACGATTTCAAGAACCAGAATATCGCCGAGTGCAAGTCGACACTGCGCAACCTGACGGAGCGATTCCAGggcatgaagaagaagatcaacccCAAGGTGATGAACATGATCGACAGcgtcgagaagaaggaggctgccCTGAAGAACATGATGAAGACCGTCATTCGTGACAAGAGCAAGATCGAGGAGACCATCATCAACTTGAACGAGTACAAGAAGGAGGCCCTCCACAAAACATGGACCAAGGTCACAGCCGACTTTGGACAGATCTTCAACGACCTGCTACCCGGCAGTTTTGCCAAGCTAGAACCTCCTGAGGGCAAGGATATCACTGAAGGTCTGGAAGTCAAGGTGTCTCTGGGCAAGGTCTGGAAGCAGAGTTTAACCGAGCTGAGTGGTGGACAACG GTCTCTCATTGCGCTTTCACTCATTATGGCGCTACTACAATTCAAGCCGGCGCCAATGTACATTCTGGACGAGGTTGATGCCGCTTTGGATCTGTCGCATACCCAGAACATTGGTCGGTTGATCAAGACGCGATTCAAGGGATCGCAGTTCATCGTTGTGTCGCTGAAGGACGGCATGTTCCAGAATGCCAACCGGATCTTCCGCACAAGGTTCAGCGAGGGAACCAGTGTGGTCCAGGCCTTGACTCCTGCCGACATGAAGTAG
- the alg10 gene encoding dolichyl-P-Glc:Glc(2)Man(9)GlcNAc(2)-PP-dolichol alpha-1,2- glucosyltransferase (BUSCO:EOG0926300R;~CAZy:GT59;~COG:G;~EggNog:ENOG410PKSX;~InterPro:IPR016900;~PFAM:PF04922;~TransMembrane:12 (i12-29o70-86i98-116o136-166i178-195o201-217i276-293o313-337i360-385o405-428i505-525o576-594i);~go_function: GO:0106073 - dolichyl pyrophosphate Glc2Man9GlcNAc2 alpha-1,2-glucosyltransferase activity [Evidence IEA];~go_process: GO:0006488 - dolichol-linked oligosaccharide biosynthetic process [Evidence IEA]) produces the protein MNAQPKSGVALAARYAIPFVLLLIPFWMMRINAVVPEPYLDEAFHVPQAQAYWAHKWTHWDPKITTPPGLYLWSYVLCAIALFLRGSPTQLTPEALRATNVAATAVALPLRLQTLLDRLRRVRNTRPSGAWLSHTVLNICLFPPLFFFSGLYYTDILALLVVIEAYNWDLKRSSEGGFAPLSTLVFVVLGLVALVFRQTNIFWVAIFLGGLQVVRRLRLSSKRCEASGFADIARAGWKNELYDPFVSDASIADYFKASISLVVVALNNLGSVISSAIPYLLILAGFGGFVLWNDGVVLGHKEYHTAGLHLPQMLYIWPYFVFFSWPLLLSPVVNLVFPKSLLPKFIDFGFPKKQKGLPKLLTALVAIPIMLAVVHFNTIVHPFTLADNRHYVFYVFRILLRIHPAIKYAAVAVYFLCAWMVISAFGFTTISTPPQLMRVPQTAARQPEPVPVPQKEPSQKKAERRKAAKKPAQSPKPEPISFDAYAKIQEHIAHRQKQHQGTPQVSFVLVWLAATALSLITAPLVEPRYFIIPWVMWRLHLPPQPTPLVHRQRARDATEELNAKVATNMALFLETYWFLVINAVTGYIFLYCGFEWPQEPGKIQRFMW, from the exons ATGAATGCGCAACCCAAGTCGGGCGTGGCTTTGGCCGCCCGCTACGCCATTCCTTTTGTTCTGCTGTTGATCCCcttttggatgatgaggatcaATGCCGTCGTTCCCGAACCGTATCTGGATGAGGCCTTCCATGTCCCCCAGGCTCAGGCCTACTGGGCTCATAAGTGGACGCATTGGGATCCCAAGATCACCACGCCTCCAGGCCTTTATCTCTGGTCCTATGTGCTGTGCGCGATCGCGCTCTTCCTGCGCGGTTCCCCCACACAGCTTACCCCGGAAGCTCTGCGTGCGACCAACGTGGCAGCCACCGCCGTAGCTCTGCCGTTGCGTTTGCAGACATTGTTGGATCGGCTGCGTAGGGTGCGCAACACACGTCCCTCTGGGGCATGGCTGAGCCATACGGTTTTGAACATCTGCCTCTTCCCGccgctgttcttcttctccggccTATACTACACCGATATTCTTGCGCTGCTGGTTGTCATTGAGGCGTACAACTGGGACCTGAAACGCTCGTCGGAGGGTGGGTTTGCGCCGCTCTCGACGTTGGTGTTTGTCGTGCTGGGGCTGGTGGCGCTGGTCTTCAGACAGACGAACATCTTCTGGGTGGCGATCTTCCTCGGTGGACTGCAGGTCGTGCGGCGGTTGAGGTTATCCTCTAAGAGATGCGAGGCGTCGGGATTCGCGGATATTGCTCGGGCGGGGTGGAAGAATGAGCTGTATGATCCATTTGTTTCGGACGCTTCGATTGCAG ACTACTTCAAGGCGTCTATTTCGCTGGTGGTTGTTGCCTTGAACAACCTCGGCTCGGTGATTAGCTCTGCTATTCCGTACCTGCTCATACTTGCCGGGTTTGGTGGCTTCGTGCTCTGGAATGATGGTGTCGTTCTCG GACACAAGGAGTACCATACTGCTGGGCTGCATCTGCCCCAGATGCTCTACATCTGGCCCTACTTCGTCTTCTTTTCGTGGCCTCTTCTGCTCTCGCCGGTCGTCAACTTGGTTTTCCCGAAGTCGCTTCTGCCCAAGTTCATCGACTTTGGCTtcccgaagaagcaaaagGGCCTCCCTAAGCTGTTGACGGCTCTTGTTGCTATCCCCATTATGCTGGCTGTGGTCCACTTCAACACCATTGTCCATCCTTTCACCCTTGCTGACAACCGTCACTATGTCTTTTACGTCTTCCGTATTTTGCTGCGCATTCACCCTGCTATCAAGTATGCTGCTGTCGCGGTGTACTTCCTCTGTGCGTGGATGGTCATCTCCGCCTTTGGATTCACAACGATTTCTACGCCTCCCCAGTTGATGCGTGTCCCGCAGACAGCAGCCCGCCAGCCGGAGCCAGTGCCAGTACCCCAGAAAGAGcccagccagaagaaggccgaaCGTCGGAAGGCAGCAAAGAAGCCCGCACAGTCGCCCAAGCCGGAGCCGATATCATTCGATGCGTACGCCAAGATCCAGGAGCACATTGCGCACcggcagaagcagcatcAGGGTACGCCGCAGGTGAGCTTTGTGCTTGTCTGGCTGGCGGCCACGGCACTGTCACTCATTACGGCGCCGCTCGTCGAGCCGCGCTACTTTATCATTCCGTGGGTGATGTGGCGGCTGCATCTGCCACCGCAGCCGACGCCTCTCGTGCACCGGCAGCGGGCGCGCGATGCGACCGAGGAGCTGAATGCGAAGGTCGCCACGAATATGGCACTGTTCCTGGAGACGTATTGGTTCTTGGTGATCAACGCGGTGACGGGATACATCTTCCTGTACTGCGGGTTTGAATGGCCTCAGGAGCCGGGAAAGATCCAGCGGTTCATGTGGTAG
- the psf2 gene encoding DNA replication protein PSF2 (BUSCO:EOG09264QRY;~COG:L;~EggNog:ENOG410PNE1;~InterPro:IPR036224,IPR021151,IPR007257;~PFAM:PF05916;~go_component: GO:0005634 - nucleus [Evidence IEA];~go_process: GO:0006260 - DNA replication [Evidence IEA]), whose amino-acid sequence MAFPLPRGITPPEISFLAEMEMVTILPRQRLEGLELLGGPVSPLLPPRRTSLPLWLALLLKRQRRANILPPPWLHPESLELILEIETQNDEYQHAFSPPPPLPGQPAPGDHRRAPLATPRYTPSGEKYYPAPPFLPQNTARDHIPPGEPPALPFHWLEVGTMLLEAASDDLVDPDQTRRLLKELREVRMAKVRAGVDVLDAAAMGGGGVALTGVGAMELGEGRRFIAGVVDELR is encoded by the exons ATGGCCTTTCCCCTCCCGCGGGGCATCACGCCCCCGGAGATCTCCTTCctcgcggagatggagatggtcaCTATTTTGCCTCGTCAGCGACTCGAGGGGCTTGAATTACTAGGA GGCCCCgtctcccccctcctcccaccccgacgcacctccctcccactctggctcgccctcctcctcaaacgCCAACGCCGCGCCAACATCCTCCCCCCGCCCTGGCTCCACCCCGAATCTCTCGAACTCATCCTTGAGATCGAGACCCAAAACGACGAATACCAGCACGCTTTCTCCCCGCCGCCTCCACTGCCCGGCCAGCCCGCCCCAGGCGATCACCGTCGCGCTCCGCTCGCGACACCGCGCTACACCCCCTCCGGCGAGAAATACTACCCTGCGCCGCCTTTCTTGCCTCAAAATACAGCACGCGATCATATCCCGCCGGGGGAGCCGCCGGCACTACCGTTCCATTGGTTGGAGGTAGGGACGATGTTGCTGGAGGCGGCGAGCGATGATCTAGTGGACCCGGATCAGACGAGACGACTGCTGAAGGAGCTGAGAGAGGTACGGATGGCGAAGGTTAGGGCTGGTGTGGATGTTTTGGATGCGGCGGCTatgggtggtgggggtgttgCGTTGACGGGTGTGGGAGCTATGGAgttgggagaggggaggagattcatcgcgggggtggtggatgaactGAGGTAA
- a CDS encoding alpha/beta hydrolase (COG:S;~EggNog:ENOG410PJ72;~InterPro:IPR000073,IPR029058;~PFAM:PF12697;~SECRETED:SignalP(1-20)): protein MKALTSALIGAAALVQTVNSSPLFGAAGLDFPNVTGLANPTVHISNGGSAHCVSGTVKVNATTDKNLKFAYNLPSNQSQVTQTLVSLWSSGGDGYLKSLTSGTQRVSGSYDIEATYCLPAGKTSKSTKVQILTHGIGVDRHYWDFASGYSYVDTAAAAGYATFLYNRLGVGASSKEDPLNVVQSPLELEILKTLASKLRQGTLGDRAFSTVVGVGHSFGSILTQGVTAAYPKTLDAAVLTGFALDSNGLPGFGLGLNAAIASETQPYRFSGLSAGYLVAGTSVSNQIAFFYDPGFDPEILSLADATKGSFTLGELFTLTHVVNATSEFQGPVAVVAGNEDLPFCNGNCSSPTNILAGLVPALYPEVSEAKTATYVAPAVGHALNLHYAAPGAFDFIQDFLKKHNV from the coding sequence ATGAAAGCCCTCACTTCTGCCTTGATCGGTGCTGCTGCATTGGTACAGACCGTCaattcctctcctctttttggtgctgctggactGGATTTCCCCAATGTGACCGGGTTGGCGAATCCTACCGTTCACATTTCCAACGGCGGGTCAGCCCATTGCGTCTCCGGCACCGTTAAAGTCAACGCAACAACCGACAAAAACCTCAAGTTCGCGTACAACTTGCCCTCTAATCAGTCGCAAGTAACCCAGACACTCGTCAGCCTGTGGTCGTCAGGCGGGGATGGCTACCTGAAATCACTCACGAGCGGCACCCAACGGGTCAGCGGCAGCTACGATATCGAGGCGACATATTGTCTGCCTGCAGGTAAAACCTCAAAGTCAACCAAGGTTCAAATCCTCACGCACGGTATTGGCGTGGACCGCCACTACTGGGACTTTGCCTCGGGATACAGCTACGTCGACACCGCCGCGGCCGCAGGGTATGCCACATTCCTGTATAACCGTCTCGGCGTTGGCGCATCGTCAAAGGAAGACCCATTGAATGTCGTGCAATCACCACTCGAGCTGGAGATTCTCAAGACGCTGGCAAGCAAACTTCGCCAAGGTACCCTTGGTGACCGCGCCTTTTCGACTGTCGTGGGTGTAGGCCACTCGTTTGGGAGCATCCTGACCCAGGGTGTCACTGCAGCTTACCCCAAGACCCTCGACGCCGCAGTGCTGACGGGATTTGCACTCGATTCGAACGGACTGCCTGGTTTTGGCCTGGGCCTTAATGCAGCAATTGCCTCGGAGACCCAGCCGTACCGCTTCAGTGGACTCTCTGCTGGATACCTTGTCGCTGGGACGTCCGTGTCGAATCAGATTGCGTTTTTCTACGACCCGGGTTTTGACCCCGAAATCCTATCGCTGGCAGATGCCACCAAGGGAAGCTTCACGCTGGGTGAACTTTTCACATTAACCCACGTTGTCAATGCAACAAGCGAATTCCAAGGTCCCGTTGCGGTCGTTGCTGGAAATGAAGATTTGCCTTTTTGTAACGGAAACTGCAGTTCTCCGACCAATATCTTGGCTGGTCTTGTGCCTGCGCTGTATCCGGAAGTATCAGAGGCAAAGACTGCTACCTATGTGGCTCCAGCTGTAGGTCACGCCTTGAACTTGCATTATGCCGCACCGGGTGCTTTTGATTTTATTCAGGACTTTCTCAAAAAGCACAATGTGTAA